A window from Cryptomeria japonica chromosome 1, Sugi_1.0, whole genome shotgun sequence encodes these proteins:
- the LOC131026850 gene encoding uncharacterized protein LOC131026850, with protein MVLECGGNVLCEVDPKVESSSLASKAGAARDYAAKKKKVNRRAKLKQCKLDARREQWLSLGKNKITWQHQQQQQHNENGESSKDSGATNSISTNSGEGNNGGTQTEQVEILRRSFSDIDSRSSKASIEEEEYDNEGCSSEDNNNKSQAPDSSQEDDEEEDDGSSDVEDDWEAAADALNIGQPVPKPVKEEIQSISDNASDDNKSKFSIEDGILKPEYKIKSTSAGNKSLRSVSGRAWRPDDASRPNTLPKLTKLHSFPSQSCRPLCWGSTWSGNQHNASSSSVPVPLSCPICYEDLDVTDFNFVPCNCGFRLCLFCHKRILEQDGRCPGCRKRYSVNDTSAKVAIVRLPRSCSMRLKV; from the exons ATGGTTCTGGAATGCGGAGGAAATGTCCTTTGCGAGGTGGATCCTAAAGTAGAGTCGTCCTCTCTTGCTTCCAAGGCAGGGGCCGCTAGGGATTATGCTGCGAAGAAGAAAAAG GTGAACAGGCGAGCCAAGTTGAAGCAATGCAAACTGGATGCGCGCCGCGAGCAATGGCTGTCTCTAG GCAAGAATAAGATAACTTGGCAGCACCAACAGCAGCAGCAGCACAATGAAAACGGCGAGAGTAGCAAAGACAGCGGTGCCACTAATTCTATTAGTACTAATTCCGGGGAAGGAAACAATGGCGGTACTCAAACAGAGCAAGTAGAAATACTTCGAAGAAGTTTTTCGGACATAGATTCCAGAAGCTCAAAGGCTTCAATTGAAGAAGAGGAATATGACAATGAGGGTTGCAGCTCAGAAGATAATAATAACAAAAGTCAAGCTCCTGATAGCAGCcaagaagatgatgaagaggagGATGATGGTAGTTCGGATGTCGAAGATGACTGGGAGGCTGCTGCGGATGCTCTAAATATAGGGCAGCCTGTGCCAAAACCTGTTAAGGAAGAAATCCAATCTATTTCTGATAATGCCTCTGATGACAATAAATCCAAATTCTCTATCGAGGATGGGATTCTAAAACCTGAGTATAAGATCAAGTCCACAAGTGCTGGAAACAAATCTCTCCGTAGTGTTAGTGGCAGGGCTTGGAGGCCCGATGACGCTTCTCGTCCTAATACATTGCCAAAGCTTACCAAGCTTCACAGTTTCCCATCACAGTCCTGCCGTCCCTTGTGTTGGGGCAGTACATGGAGTGGTAATCAACATAATGCCTCTTCTTCATCAGTTCCAGTGCCACTGTCTTGCCCTATTTGCTATGAGGATTTGGATGTTACAGACTTCAATTTTGTTCCCTGTAATTGTGGTTTCCGTCTCTGCTTGTTCTGCCACAAGAGGATCCTTGAGCAAGATGGGCGGTGTCCGGGATGCAGGAAGCGATATAGTGTTAACGATACGAGTGCCAAAGTGGCAATTGTAAGGTTGCCTCGTTCCTGTAGCATGAGATTAAAAGTCTAG